A DNA window from Carnobacterium funditum DSM 5970 contains the following coding sequences:
- the gloA2 gene encoding SMU1112c/YaeR family gloxylase I-like metalloprotein — translation MKLNRIHHVAIIASNYESSKDFYVNILGLEIVRENYRKERDSYKLDLKIGDSEIELFSFPDPPKRPTTPEARGLRHVCFFVDDIHHVVNELNLKGIETEAIREDEFTGGLYTFFQDPDGLPIELYMNKNNGEVEREVF, via the coding sequence ATGAAGTTGAATCGTATCCACCATGTTGCTATCATCGCATCAAATTATGAGAGTTCTAAAGATTTTTATGTGAATATACTTGGACTTGAAATCGTCCGGGAAAATTATAGAAAAGAACGAGACTCATATAAGTTGGATTTAAAGATTGGAGATAGTGAAATAGAATTATTCTCATTTCCAGATCCGCCTAAACGTCCAACAACTCCAGAAGCTCGTGGTTTAAGACATGTATGTTTTTTTGTTGATGATATCCACCACGTGGTAAACGAGTTAAATCTTAAAGGTATTGAAACAGAAGCTATTCGTGAAGATGAATTTACCGGAGGTTTATACACCTTCTTTCAAGACCCAGATGGATTACCAATTGAATTATATATGAATAAAAATAATGGAGAAGTAGAGAGAGAGGTTTTTTAA
- the gloA gene encoding lactoylglutathione lyase: MAKKMLHTCVRVKDLDKSMDFYTNVLGFHEVKRKDHPESKFTLVYLALEEDGYELELTYNYDQTEPYQLGNGYGHIAIGVDDLKAAHQEYKDSGNEVTELKGLTADLVNYFFVLDPDGYKIEIIQNK; the protein is encoded by the coding sequence ATGGCAAAAAAAATGTTGCACACATGTGTACGAGTAAAAGATTTAGATAAATCAATGGATTTTTATACGAATGTATTAGGTTTCCACGAGGTTAAACGGAAAGATCATCCAGAATCGAAATTCACATTAGTTTATTTAGCACTTGAAGAAGATGGATATGAACTAGAATTGACTTACAATTACGATCAAACTGAGCCATATCAATTGGGAAATGGATATGGTCATATCGCTATTGGAGTAGATGATCTAAAGGCAGCACATCAGGAATACAAAGATTCTGGTAATGAAGTTACCGAGTTGAAAGGTTTAACAGCTGACTTGGTTAATTATTTCTTTGTCTTAGATCCAGATGGTTATAAAATTGAAATTATCCAGAACAAATAG
- a CDS encoding dipeptidase, translated as MDVIDLHCDALLKLQQAEGKLNFKNSTELSINVTRLKEGQVKIQAFAIFIEPDIVVEEKYAAALEQIDYYQEDVLGNNPEMKQIKKWSDIKNLKDGEIGSFLTLEGVEAIGNDLTKLDQLLDLGVLSVGLTWNPANLAADGVQEPRGGGLTTFGFDIIKKLNDRKVFTDVSHLSVASFWDVMKAAKFPIASHSNVLSLCGHVRNLNDDQIKAMVDRDAMIHIVFNPPFTINEEKQEPTTISDLVKHVEALVELGAIKNIGFGSDFDGISSHIVALNHVGEVQNLITGLEEKFSKEEVKGFAAQNFLNHLPK; from the coding sequence ATGGATGTCATTGATTTACATTGTGATGCTCTATTAAAATTACAACAAGCTGAAGGAAAGCTAAACTTTAAGAACTCAACCGAACTAAGTATTAATGTAACTCGCTTGAAAGAAGGCCAAGTTAAAATTCAAGCCTTTGCCATTTTTATTGAACCAGATATCGTAGTAGAAGAAAAATATGCAGCAGCTTTGGAGCAAATAGATTATTACCAAGAAGATGTTCTAGGTAATAATCCTGAAATGAAACAAATTAAAAAATGGAGTGATATTAAAAATTTGAAAGATGGTGAAATAGGGTCTTTTTTAACGTTAGAAGGTGTTGAAGCCATAGGAAATGATTTGACTAAACTAGACCAGCTACTAGATTTAGGTGTTCTATCTGTTGGTTTAACGTGGAATCCAGCTAATTTAGCAGCAGATGGAGTACAAGAACCAAGAGGTGGGGGACTAACAACTTTTGGATTTGATATTATAAAGAAATTGAATGACAGAAAAGTATTTACGGATGTTTCACATTTAAGTGTAGCGAGTTTCTGGGATGTAATGAAAGCAGCAAAGTTTCCCATTGCTTCACATTCTAATGTTTTAAGTTTATGTGGACATGTAAGGAATTTGAATGATGATCAAATTAAAGCAATGGTGGATCGAGATGCAATGATTCATATCGTATTTAATCCACCTTTTACGATAAATGAAGAAAAACAAGAACCAACAACAATAAGCGATTTAGTCAAACACGTTGAAGCACTGGTAGAATTAGGTGCAATTAAAAATATCGGTTTTGGATCTGATTTTGATGGAATTAGTTCACACATAGTAGCATTGAATCATGTTGGAGAAGTACAAAATTTAATAACCGGTCTAGAAGAAAAATTTTCAAAAGAAGAAGTAAAGGGATTTGCCGCGCAAAACTTTTTGAATCATCTGCCAAAATAA
- the spxA gene encoding transcriptional regulator SpxA: MITLYTSPSCASCRKARTWLEGNNIQYLEKNIFKEPLTIHELKAILSLTENGTEEIISFRSQIFHNLNIDIDDMALGELLHLILENPGLIRRPILIDEKRLQIGFNEEDIRRFLPRDVRKLELKKLQEKLPISY; this comes from the coding sequence ATGATTACACTGTATACATCCCCGAGTTGTGCTTCATGTCGTAAAGCACGTACCTGGTTAGAAGGAAACAATATCCAGTACCTAGAAAAAAATATTTTTAAAGAACCGTTAACGATACATGAACTTAAAGCTATTTTAAGTTTAACTGAAAATGGGACGGAAGAAATTATTTCATTTCGATCTCAAATTTTTCACAACCTTAATATTGATATAGATGATATGGCTTTGGGAGAGTTGCTTCATTTGATTTTGGAGAACCCCGGTTTAATTCGACGCCCTATTTTAATCGATGAAAAAAGATTGCAAATTGGATTCAATGAAGAAGACATCCGCCGATTCTTACCGAGAGATGTCCGGAAATTGGAATTAAAAAAGTTACAAGAAAAACTACCTATAAGTTACTGA
- the trhA gene encoding PAQR family membrane homeostasis protein TrhA, whose translation MKQIPNFSRKYLITNEVLNAVTHGIGVGLSIVGLIVLILKGVRSGSTLELVSYSIFGSSLILLYLCSTLYHSLIFTPARKVFKIFDHSSIYILIAGSYTPLCLITIGGTKGWALFYIVWAIAFLGVIYKSIWIESFKNVSTLLYIGMGWLCLVAIKELYTGLGMNGFGLLLSGGLAFTIGAAFYSMRSVKYMHVLWHLFVMTGTAFVYFTILLYA comes from the coding sequence ATGAAGCAAATCCCGAATTTCTCTAGAAAGTATTTAATTACAAATGAAGTGTTAAATGCAGTAACTCATGGTATCGGAGTTGGTTTAAGTATTGTAGGACTAATTGTTTTGATTTTAAAAGGGGTCAGGTCAGGTTCAACTCTTGAATTGGTATCTTATTCTATTTTTGGATCATCTTTAATTTTACTCTATTTGTGTTCGACACTTTATCATAGTTTAATCTTTACACCAGCTAGAAAAGTATTTAAGATTTTTGATCACAGCAGTATTTATATATTAATTGCAGGAAGCTATACACCATTGTGTTTGATTACAATCGGAGGAACAAAGGGCTGGGCATTATTTTATATTGTTTGGGCAATTGCTTTTTTAGGTGTTATTTATAAAAGTATTTGGATAGAAAGTTTTAAAAATGTATCTACCTTGTTGTATATTGGTATGGGTTGGTTGTGTTTAGTTGCAATCAAAGAACTTTATACAGGACTCGGTATGAACGGTTTTGGATTACTGTTATCAGGAGGATTAGCGTTCACAATTGGAGCTGCTTTCTATAGTATGCGTTCTGTTAAATATATGCACGTTTTGTGGCATTTATTTGTTATGACAGGAACGGCATTCGTTTATTTCACCATTCTATTATATGCTTAA